In Rhineura floridana isolate rRhiFlo1 chromosome 6, rRhiFlo1.hap2, whole genome shotgun sequence, one genomic interval encodes:
- the SORT1 gene encoding sortilin isoform X3 — MSFGQSKLYRSEDYGKTFTDITDLINNTFIRTEFGMAIGPENSGKVILTGDRAGPYHTGRIFRSSDFAKNFVLTDIPFHPSTQIIYHPQNSDLLLALSIEGSLWISKTFGEKWKEIHKDVCLAKWGSGIAIFFTTFLNGSCKADLGLLELKRTKDFGKTFKTIGSKIYSFGLGGRFLFASVMTEKGNTRRIHVSLDQGETWNMAQLPSVGQEQFYSILAANDDMVFMHVDEPGDTGYGTIYTSDDQGIVYSKSLERHLYTTTGGETDFTNVTSLRGIYITSVLSEDNSIQSVITFDQGGEWVHLKKPENAKCDSTAKNKEKCSLHIHASYSISQKLNVPMAPLSEPNAVGIVIAHGSVGDAISIINPDVYISDDGGYTWARMLEGPHHYAILDSGGIIVAIEQTDHPVNVIKFSTDEGQCWHNYVFSKEQITFTGLASEPGAKSMNVSIWGFRENFLSRQWISYTIDFNDLLNRDCEEKDYTKWLAHSSNPSNPADGCILGYKEEFLRLRKSSVCHNGRDYVVTKQPSVCTCTLGDFLCDFGYFRPENQSECVEQPELKGHDLEFCLYGKRERLKTSGYRKIPGDKCVDGENPNREETDLKKKCTSNYLTSSQLSTSSSSTPVILAVIGLMLATAVAGVVVIKKYVCGGRFLVHRYSVLQQHAEANGFEGVDTPDASKTGYHDDSDEDLLE, encoded by the exons ATGAGTTTTGGGCAGTCTAAACTCTACAGAAG TGAAGACTATGGGAAAACATTCACAGACATTACAGATCTCATCAACAACACTTTCATCAGAACAGAATTTGGAATGGCTATTGGACCAGAAAATTCAGGGAAG GTGATACTGACAGGTGACAGAGCTGGACCATACCATACAGGAAGGATCTTCAGATCATCTGATTTTGCTAAGAACTTTGTATTGACAGATATTCCGTTCCATCCTTCAACTCAAATAATTTATCACCCCCAGAATTCTGATTTGTTGTTGGCCCTCAGTATTGAG GGCAGCCTATGGATATCTAAAACATTTggtgagaaatggaaagaaatccACAAAGATGTTTGCTTGGCCAAATG GGGATCTGGCATAGCCATCTTCTTCACCACATTTCTGAATGGCTCTTGTA AAGCTGACCTTGGTTTACTTGAGCTGAAGAGAACCAAAGACTTTGGGAAGACATTCAAGACTATAGGAAGCAAAATCTACTCCTTTGGCCTAGGTGGGCGCTTCCTCTTTGCATCTGTGATGACAGAAAAG GGCAATACAAGGCGAATCCATGTGTCACTGGATCAAGGTGAAACCTGGAACATGGCACAACTTCCTTCAGTTGGTCAAGAACAGTTTTACTCTATCTTGGCAGCTAATGATGACATGGTGTTCATGCATGTAGATGAGCCTGGAG ATACTGGGTATGGCACAATTTACACCTCTGATGATCAAGGCATTGTATATTCCAAGTCCTTAGAACGGCATCTCTACACCACCACTGGGGGAGAAACTGACTTCACCAATGTGACCTCCTTGCGAGGCATCTACATCACCAGTGTGCTCTCCGAGG ATAATTCCATTCAGTCTGTGATTACCTTTGATCAAGGAGGGGAGTGGGTGCACTTGAAGAAACCTGAAAATGCTAAATGTGACTCGACTGCCAAAAATAAGGAAAAG TGCAGCCTTCACATCCACGCGTCCTACAGCATCTCCCAGAAGCTGAATGTACCAATGGCACCTCTGTCTGAACCCAATGCTGTTGGAATTGTCATTGCTCATG GAAGTGTTGGGGATGCCATTTCAATAATAAACCCAGATGTTTACATTTCGGATGATGGTGGCTATACCTGGGCACGGATGCTTGAAGGACCCCATCACTATGCCATCTTGGATTCTGGGGGCATCATCGTGGCCATTGAGCAAACTGATCATCCTGTCAATGTGATTAA GTTCTCAACAGATGAAGGACAGTGCTGGCACAACTATGTTTTCAGTAAGGAACAAATAACATTTACTGGCTTGGCATCAGAGCCAGGAGCAAAATCAATGAATGTTAGTATCTGGGGATTTAGAGAGAACTTCCTGTCTCGCCAGTGGATCTCATATACTATTGACTTTAATGATCTTCTCAACAGGGACT GTGAGGAGAAGGACTACACAAAGTGGTTGGCTCACTCCAGCAATCCCAGTAACCCTGCAGATGGCTGCATATTGGGCTACAAGGAGGAATTCCTACGCCTTCGCAAGTCATCTGTCTGTCACAATGGCCGTGACTACGTAGTGACCAAGCAACCATCTGTCTGCACTTGCACATTAGGTGACTTCCTTTG TGATTTTGGCTACTTCCGCCCAGAAAACCAGTCGGAGTGTGTGGAGCAGCCAGAGCTGAAAGGTCATGACCTGGAGTTTTGTTTATATGGGAAGAGAGAGCGATTAAAGACCAGCGG ATATCGGAAAATCCCAGGAGACAAATGTGTTGATGGGGAAAATCCCAACCGTGAAGAGACCGATCTGAAAAAAAAATGCACTAGCAACTACCTGACCTCAAGCCAGTtg TCTACTTCTTCCAGTTCTACTCCAGTCATCCTGGCTGTAATAGGCTTGATGCTTGCCACTGCTGTAGCTGGAGTAGTCGTCATTAAGAAATATGTTTGTGGAGGAAG GTTTCTGGTTCACCGATATTCTGTCCTGCAACAGCATGCGGAAGCAAATGGCTTTGAAGGAGTTGACACACCAGATGCCAGTAAAACTGGTTACCATGATGATTCTGACGAG GACCTTCTGGAATAG
- the SORT1 gene encoding sortilin isoform X1, whose protein sequence is MEPFGLVRAVILLLLAVPLYGRELRFEAGALRVRRTESEAGCGPRDGGFDLEVLSNNTHKRVFNDLSGSVSLSWIGDSTGVILVLTTFQIPLVIMSFGQSKLYRSEDYGKTFTDITDLINNTFIRTEFGMAIGPENSGKVILTGDRAGPYHTGRIFRSSDFAKNFVLTDIPFHPSTQIIYHPQNSDLLLALSIEGSLWISKTFGEKWKEIHKDVCLAKWGSGIAIFFTTFLNGSCKADLGLLELKRTKDFGKTFKTIGSKIYSFGLGGRFLFASVMTEKGNTRRIHVSLDQGETWNMAQLPSVGQEQFYSILAANDDMVFMHVDEPGDTGYGTIYTSDDQGIVYSKSLERHLYTTTGGETDFTNVTSLRGIYITSVLSEDNSIQSVITFDQGGEWVHLKKPENAKCDSTAKNKEKCSLHIHASYSISQKLNVPMAPLSEPNAVGIVIAHGSVGDAISIINPDVYISDDGGYTWARMLEGPHHYAILDSGGIIVAIEQTDHPVNVIKFSTDEGQCWHNYVFSKEQITFTGLASEPGAKSMNVSIWGFRENFLSRQWISYTIDFNDLLNRDCEEKDYTKWLAHSSNPSNPADGCILGYKEEFLRLRKSSVCHNGRDYVVTKQPSVCTCTLGDFLCDFGYFRPENQSECVEQPELKGHDLEFCLYGKRERLKTSGYRKIPGDKCVDGENPNREETDLKKKCTSNYLTSSQLSTSSSSTPVILAVIGLMLATAVAGVVVIKKYVCGGRFLVHRYSVLQQHAEANGFEGVDTPDASKTGYHDDSDEDLLE, encoded by the exons CGTGTCTTCAATGATCTCAGTGGCTCAGTTTCCCTATCCTGGATTGGCGACAGCACTGGA gTTATTCTTGTGTTGACCACATTTCAGATACCTCTGGTAATCATGAGTTTTGGGCAGTCTAAACTCTACAGAAG TGAAGACTATGGGAAAACATTCACAGACATTACAGATCTCATCAACAACACTTTCATCAGAACAGAATTTGGAATGGCTATTGGACCAGAAAATTCAGGGAAG GTGATACTGACAGGTGACAGAGCTGGACCATACCATACAGGAAGGATCTTCAGATCATCTGATTTTGCTAAGAACTTTGTATTGACAGATATTCCGTTCCATCCTTCAACTCAAATAATTTATCACCCCCAGAATTCTGATTTGTTGTTGGCCCTCAGTATTGAG GGCAGCCTATGGATATCTAAAACATTTggtgagaaatggaaagaaatccACAAAGATGTTTGCTTGGCCAAATG GGGATCTGGCATAGCCATCTTCTTCACCACATTTCTGAATGGCTCTTGTA AAGCTGACCTTGGTTTACTTGAGCTGAAGAGAACCAAAGACTTTGGGAAGACATTCAAGACTATAGGAAGCAAAATCTACTCCTTTGGCCTAGGTGGGCGCTTCCTCTTTGCATCTGTGATGACAGAAAAG GGCAATACAAGGCGAATCCATGTGTCACTGGATCAAGGTGAAACCTGGAACATGGCACAACTTCCTTCAGTTGGTCAAGAACAGTTTTACTCTATCTTGGCAGCTAATGATGACATGGTGTTCATGCATGTAGATGAGCCTGGAG ATACTGGGTATGGCACAATTTACACCTCTGATGATCAAGGCATTGTATATTCCAAGTCCTTAGAACGGCATCTCTACACCACCACTGGGGGAGAAACTGACTTCACCAATGTGACCTCCTTGCGAGGCATCTACATCACCAGTGTGCTCTCCGAGG ATAATTCCATTCAGTCTGTGATTACCTTTGATCAAGGAGGGGAGTGGGTGCACTTGAAGAAACCTGAAAATGCTAAATGTGACTCGACTGCCAAAAATAAGGAAAAG TGCAGCCTTCACATCCACGCGTCCTACAGCATCTCCCAGAAGCTGAATGTACCAATGGCACCTCTGTCTGAACCCAATGCTGTTGGAATTGTCATTGCTCATG GAAGTGTTGGGGATGCCATTTCAATAATAAACCCAGATGTTTACATTTCGGATGATGGTGGCTATACCTGGGCACGGATGCTTGAAGGACCCCATCACTATGCCATCTTGGATTCTGGGGGCATCATCGTGGCCATTGAGCAAACTGATCATCCTGTCAATGTGATTAA GTTCTCAACAGATGAAGGACAGTGCTGGCACAACTATGTTTTCAGTAAGGAACAAATAACATTTACTGGCTTGGCATCAGAGCCAGGAGCAAAATCAATGAATGTTAGTATCTGGGGATTTAGAGAGAACTTCCTGTCTCGCCAGTGGATCTCATATACTATTGACTTTAATGATCTTCTCAACAGGGACT GTGAGGAGAAGGACTACACAAAGTGGTTGGCTCACTCCAGCAATCCCAGTAACCCTGCAGATGGCTGCATATTGGGCTACAAGGAGGAATTCCTACGCCTTCGCAAGTCATCTGTCTGTCACAATGGCCGTGACTACGTAGTGACCAAGCAACCATCTGTCTGCACTTGCACATTAGGTGACTTCCTTTG TGATTTTGGCTACTTCCGCCCAGAAAACCAGTCGGAGTGTGTGGAGCAGCCAGAGCTGAAAGGTCATGACCTGGAGTTTTGTTTATATGGGAAGAGAGAGCGATTAAAGACCAGCGG ATATCGGAAAATCCCAGGAGACAAATGTGTTGATGGGGAAAATCCCAACCGTGAAGAGACCGATCTGAAAAAAAAATGCACTAGCAACTACCTGACCTCAAGCCAGTtg TCTACTTCTTCCAGTTCTACTCCAGTCATCCTGGCTGTAATAGGCTTGATGCTTGCCACTGCTGTAGCTGGAGTAGTCGTCATTAAGAAATATGTTTGTGGAGGAAG GTTTCTGGTTCACCGATATTCTGTCCTGCAACAGCATGCGGAAGCAAATGGCTTTGAAGGAGTTGACACACCAGATGCCAGTAAAACTGGTTACCATGATGATTCTGACGAG GACCTTCTGGAATAG
- the SORT1 gene encoding sortilin isoform X2, whose protein sequence is MEPFGLVRAVILLLLAVPLYGRELRFEAGALRVRRTESEAGCGPRDGGFDLEVLSNNTHKRVFNDLSGSVSLSWIGDSTGVILVLTTFQIPLVIMSFGQSKLYRSEDYGKTFTDITDLINNTFIRTEFGMAIGPENSGKVILTGDRAGPYHTGRIFRSSDFAKNFVLTDIPFHPSTQIIYHPQNSDLLLALSIEGSLWISKTFGEKWKEIHKDVCLAKWGSGIAIFFTTFLNGSCTDLGLLELKRTKDFGKTFKTIGSKIYSFGLGGRFLFASVMTEKGNTRRIHVSLDQGETWNMAQLPSVGQEQFYSILAANDDMVFMHVDEPGDTGYGTIYTSDDQGIVYSKSLERHLYTTTGGETDFTNVTSLRGIYITSVLSEDNSIQSVITFDQGGEWVHLKKPENAKCDSTAKNKEKCSLHIHASYSISQKLNVPMAPLSEPNAVGIVIAHGSVGDAISIINPDVYISDDGGYTWARMLEGPHHYAILDSGGIIVAIEQTDHPVNVIKFSTDEGQCWHNYVFSKEQITFTGLASEPGAKSMNVSIWGFRENFLSRQWISYTIDFNDLLNRDCEEKDYTKWLAHSSNPSNPADGCILGYKEEFLRLRKSSVCHNGRDYVVTKQPSVCTCTLGDFLCDFGYFRPENQSECVEQPELKGHDLEFCLYGKRERLKTSGYRKIPGDKCVDGENPNREETDLKKKCTSNYLTSSQLSTSSSSTPVILAVIGLMLATAVAGVVVIKKYVCGGRFLVHRYSVLQQHAEANGFEGVDTPDASKTGYHDDSDEDLLE, encoded by the exons CGTGTCTTCAATGATCTCAGTGGCTCAGTTTCCCTATCCTGGATTGGCGACAGCACTGGA gTTATTCTTGTGTTGACCACATTTCAGATACCTCTGGTAATCATGAGTTTTGGGCAGTCTAAACTCTACAGAAG TGAAGACTATGGGAAAACATTCACAGACATTACAGATCTCATCAACAACACTTTCATCAGAACAGAATTTGGAATGGCTATTGGACCAGAAAATTCAGGGAAG GTGATACTGACAGGTGACAGAGCTGGACCATACCATACAGGAAGGATCTTCAGATCATCTGATTTTGCTAAGAACTTTGTATTGACAGATATTCCGTTCCATCCTTCAACTCAAATAATTTATCACCCCCAGAATTCTGATTTGTTGTTGGCCCTCAGTATTGAG GGCAGCCTATGGATATCTAAAACATTTggtgagaaatggaaagaaatccACAAAGATGTTTGCTTGGCCAAATG GGGATCTGGCATAGCCATCTTCTTCACCACATTTCTGAATGGCTCTTGTA CTGACCTTGGTTTACTTGAGCTGAAGAGAACCAAAGACTTTGGGAAGACATTCAAGACTATAGGAAGCAAAATCTACTCCTTTGGCCTAGGTGGGCGCTTCCTCTTTGCATCTGTGATGACAGAAAAG GGCAATACAAGGCGAATCCATGTGTCACTGGATCAAGGTGAAACCTGGAACATGGCACAACTTCCTTCAGTTGGTCAAGAACAGTTTTACTCTATCTTGGCAGCTAATGATGACATGGTGTTCATGCATGTAGATGAGCCTGGAG ATACTGGGTATGGCACAATTTACACCTCTGATGATCAAGGCATTGTATATTCCAAGTCCTTAGAACGGCATCTCTACACCACCACTGGGGGAGAAACTGACTTCACCAATGTGACCTCCTTGCGAGGCATCTACATCACCAGTGTGCTCTCCGAGG ATAATTCCATTCAGTCTGTGATTACCTTTGATCAAGGAGGGGAGTGGGTGCACTTGAAGAAACCTGAAAATGCTAAATGTGACTCGACTGCCAAAAATAAGGAAAAG TGCAGCCTTCACATCCACGCGTCCTACAGCATCTCCCAGAAGCTGAATGTACCAATGGCACCTCTGTCTGAACCCAATGCTGTTGGAATTGTCATTGCTCATG GAAGTGTTGGGGATGCCATTTCAATAATAAACCCAGATGTTTACATTTCGGATGATGGTGGCTATACCTGGGCACGGATGCTTGAAGGACCCCATCACTATGCCATCTTGGATTCTGGGGGCATCATCGTGGCCATTGAGCAAACTGATCATCCTGTCAATGTGATTAA GTTCTCAACAGATGAAGGACAGTGCTGGCACAACTATGTTTTCAGTAAGGAACAAATAACATTTACTGGCTTGGCATCAGAGCCAGGAGCAAAATCAATGAATGTTAGTATCTGGGGATTTAGAGAGAACTTCCTGTCTCGCCAGTGGATCTCATATACTATTGACTTTAATGATCTTCTCAACAGGGACT GTGAGGAGAAGGACTACACAAAGTGGTTGGCTCACTCCAGCAATCCCAGTAACCCTGCAGATGGCTGCATATTGGGCTACAAGGAGGAATTCCTACGCCTTCGCAAGTCATCTGTCTGTCACAATGGCCGTGACTACGTAGTGACCAAGCAACCATCTGTCTGCACTTGCACATTAGGTGACTTCCTTTG TGATTTTGGCTACTTCCGCCCAGAAAACCAGTCGGAGTGTGTGGAGCAGCCAGAGCTGAAAGGTCATGACCTGGAGTTTTGTTTATATGGGAAGAGAGAGCGATTAAAGACCAGCGG ATATCGGAAAATCCCAGGAGACAAATGTGTTGATGGGGAAAATCCCAACCGTGAAGAGACCGATCTGAAAAAAAAATGCACTAGCAACTACCTGACCTCAAGCCAGTtg TCTACTTCTTCCAGTTCTACTCCAGTCATCCTGGCTGTAATAGGCTTGATGCTTGCCACTGCTGTAGCTGGAGTAGTCGTCATTAAGAAATATGTTTGTGGAGGAAG GTTTCTGGTTCACCGATATTCTGTCCTGCAACAGCATGCGGAAGCAAATGGCTTTGAAGGAGTTGACACACCAGATGCCAGTAAAACTGGTTACCATGATGATTCTGACGAG GACCTTCTGGAATAG